One region of Macadamia integrifolia cultivar HAES 741 unplaced genomic scaffold, SCU_Mint_v3 scaffold976, whole genome shotgun sequence genomic DNA includes:
- the LOC122070697 gene encoding probable protein kinase At2g41970, with amino-acid sequence MLCCGGAEEENYGPPANQYTAPPKGMNSNGSERGQPRTSNVARSGGPPKVLPIEIPALSFDELNRLTNNFGPKSLIGEGSYGRVFRATLKSGQAAAIKKLDASSAEPDNDFAAQLSTVSRLKHEHFVELLGYCLDANNRILAYEFATMGSLHDILHGRKGVQGAEPGPILSWSQRVKIAFGAAKGLEYLHEKVQPPIVHRDVRSSNVLLFDDFMAKIADFNLTNQSPDTAARLHSTRVLGTFGYHAPEYAMTGQLTQKSDVYSFGVVLLELLTGRKPVDHTMPKGQQSLVTWATPRLSEDKVKQCVDPKLNNEYPPKAVAKLGAVAALCVQYEADFRPNMTIVVKALQPLLSSKPAGSESHV; translated from the exons ATGTTGTGCTGTGGAGGTGCGGAAGAGGAGAACTATGGTCCACCTGCTAATCAGTATACTGCCCCACCCAAGGGGATGAATTCAAATG GAAGTGAGAGAGGGCAGCCAAGAACTTCCAATGTAGCCAGGAGTGGAGGCCCTCCGAAGGTCTTACCTATTGAAATACCGGCCTTATCCTTCGATGAGCTAAATAGATTGACCAATAATTTTGGTCCCAAGTCTTTGATTGGAGAAGGTTCCTATGGACGGGTCTTCCGTGCAACCTTAAAGAGTGGCCAAGCTGCTGCCATCAAGAAGCTAGATGCCAGCTCAGCAGAGCCAGATAATGATTTTGCTGCTCAG TTATCAACGGTTTCAAGACTTAAGCATGAGCATTTTGTCGAGTTGTTGGGATACTGTTTGGATGCAAACAATCGAATTTTGGCATATGAGTTCGCAACAATGGGCTCCTTACACGACATTTTACATG GGAGAAAAGGTGTTCAGGGGGCTGAACCTGGTCCAATTCTTAGCTGGAGCCAGAGGGTGAAAATTGCTTTTGGTGCAGCAAAAGGTCTTGAATATCTTCATGAAAAGGTTCAACCACCTATAGTCCATCGCGATGTCAGATCAAGCAATGTTCttctttttgatgatttcatgGCGAAGATTGCTGATTTCAATTTAACCAATCAGTCTCCGGATACAGCAGCTCGTCTACATTCCACTAGAGTTCTGGGAACTTTTGGTTATCATGCTCCAGA GTATGCTATGACAGGGCAATTGACTCAGAAAAGTGATGTCTACAGTTTTGGGGTTGTTCTTTTGGAGCTTTTGACAGGGAGGAAGCCAGTAGACCACACTATGCCTAAAGGGCAACAAAGTCTTGTTACTTGG GCAACTCCAAGATTGAGTGAGGACAAGGTCAAGCAATGTGTGGATCCCAAGCTAAACAATGAATACCCACCGAAGGCTGTCGCTAAg TTGGGAGCAGTAGCAGCACTTTGCGTTCAATATGAAGCAGACTTCCGGCCAAATATGACAATCGTTGTCAAGGCTCTTCAACCTTTACTTAGCTCAAAACCAGCAGGATCAGAGTCTCATGTGTAa